GGACCCCTCACGCGGTCTCCAACGACTGGTCCGCTCGCTGGCCTGTGCGCGACCGGACTGCGTACGACTCCTCATTGCGGACAACGTGAGAACGACCTACCCCGATGTCACCGTTCAGGTGAGGGCTCCAAGGCTGACCGACCAGAGTGAACTCGGCATCGCCATCGCGGTTACCGACCGCGACAATTATTATGCCATTACCCTTCAGCCGAGGACCGGTCTGGTGACGACCAGACGCGTAACGGACGGGAAGGTGACGGTGCTGGGACAGGTCACGGCCAAGCTTGCGCCGAAGCCCTGGCATACGATGCGCGTCCAACGGATCAACTTTCTGCATCTCGATAAGGGTCGATTGGCGGTGTATGTGGATGGCGCCCAGGTCGCGGCGGTCGAGGATGCCGTGCTGCCTCAGAAAGGGCGGGTCGGCCTGATTGCCGTGGGTCCGTCAGCGGCGCAGTTCGACGGCCTCCATATCCTGGACCTGGTCTCGAACCGGACGTTTTCTCAACCGGCCGCCTACTAGGGTTTCGACATCAAGATCGTCTCAGCTCATGAGGAGCTGAACTGCCTCGTGGCATTTTGGATGTCTCGGTCTGTCGTAAACACGAACACCCGCTCGCTGAGTAGTACATCGATATCGGTGAAGAGACCGAGGACTTTGGTCCCGGTGATCTCGCTCACCTGATCGCAAAGCTTATCACGGCCTTGCGCGATCAAGTTTTGCCGAAGTTGCTTGACCATCTCGACCCCTTCCGTGGTTTTGGCCAATTGCCGTTCAGCCGGCGTGAGCACTCCCTTCAGCCGGACGACGACAAGATCGCGCGCGACGAGCGCACGAACCTCATCAGGGCCTCGCCCCATGAATTCTTGCTCAAACTTGATGACGGCGTTGCGAATTGCGTTTTCCACGTCTCGGCTTCATTCGATTATAAGGTCGCGGGAAGAGACGAACAAGTACCACGTTTGGGTCTTTCGCCGATTGAGTCAGGTTCGCGATGGGCCTTTCGTTTCATTGATCGATGGATGGAAGCCCTGATCAGGCATTTCAGGCTTGACCCTTTCCTCTGCCTCATATTATTCATGGAGCCGGATTTGGGCAGATGGCAGTGTTGCTTCCTCTCGAGCTTGCTCGTGGAGAGGTAGGACGCCTAAATTGATCATTGTGAGGCCGTAGGGCGACCCGCAGTCCATTGAGAGGCCGGTCGTAGTACAAGCCAACTACTTGGTTCGACCCAAAGTCGAAGCCAGGTGGTTGGCTTTTGTGTTTTCATCTCGGATCAACAGTCGAGGCCGACCAGCTTACCCTTATGTTGCCCAGACCTCTCGTAACGCTTTGACGTAGGGGGAAGTTCGTGGAAAGAGTTTCAAGCCAATCATGTTGTCACAGCCAATCTAGCGCCTGTCCTATCGACTCAGGTTGCCACAATGAGAGTCCTTCGTCTGCAAGCGAGACAGCACATACTCAGTGGGCCTACAGAGCACCTGCTTTTTGGCATCTTAAGACTCGGTCCTTGGGTATGGGTGACGTGAACGACTCTCAGCTAAGTCTCTTGTTGACCGTAGCGAGGGGCATCGTATGAGTTCCGAGCCAAATGTTTTCATGAAGTATCTCAACGAGTTCAATCCCTGGCCGCGTATTCGAATGATGGGCACCAACGTAACCCAAGACGTTATGGCCGGGATTACGGTTGCCTTCATCGCCCTTCCTTTGGCCCTTGGTTTTGGCGTGGCCTCCGGCCTGGGTGCCATTACGGGGATGTGGGGGGCCATTGCTGGAGGAGTTGTGGGCGGCTTGTTTGGGGGCTCGAACAACGGCGTCAG
The sequence above is drawn from the Nitrospira sp. genome and encodes:
- a CDS encoding DUF2294 domain-containing protein, whose translation is MENAIRNAVIKFEQEFMGRGPDEVRALVARDLVVVRLKGVLTPAERQLAKTTEGVEMVKQLRQNLIAQGRDKLCDQVSEITGTKVLGLFTDIDVLLSERVFVFTTDRDIQNATRQFSSS